The following is a genomic window from Micromonospora cathayae.
CAGGTCCAGCGCGTGCTGGGTGCCGTTGGTGACCATGATCTGCTCGGGGCTGGTGGGCAGGCCCCGGGCGCCGTAGGCGTGCGCGATCGCCTCGCGCAGCTCGATGATGCCGGTCGGGTGGTACCCGGCGCTGCCGAGGTAGCGGGGCAGGTCCTCGGCGGCGGCCCGGGTCGCCGGGACCAGCTCCGGTGGGGCGGCCAGCGCGGCGATGCCCAGATCGATCATGTCCAGGTCGTCCTGCGGGGTCCACAGGCCCGAGCTGGCCACCCGGTGCCCGCCGGGCAGCACGGTCCAGCTCCCCGCCCCGCGCCGGCTGGTCAGGTGCCCGCTCTCGCGCAGTTCCCGGTACGCGGCGGTGACCGTGGTACGGCTGATCCGCAGCGCCTCGGCGAGTTCCCGCTCGGCGGGCAGCCGGACCCCCAGCGGCAGCCGGCCGTCGGCGAGCAGCCCGCGGACGGCGGCGGCGAGCGCGGCGTAGTCGGGGTGGCGGCGACGGCCCGGCAGGGCATGCCACTGCCCGAGCAGACGGGCCAGTTGCCCGCCACGGACCTGGCTCGTCATAGCCACTCCTCCCCGATTGGCCCTCTCCCACCGGCAGAATTGGCATCTAGGTTGGCATGCATGGCTCTGATTGGCAACCTGATCGACCGTCCGGCACGCCGGCTGACCCAGCTCTACGCCGGACTGGTCCTCTACGGCGTCAGCATGGCCCTGATGATCACCTCGGAGCTGGGCCTGGACCCGTGGGACGTCTTCCACCAGGGCCTGTCCCGACGTACCGGGCTGTCGTTCGGCACGGTCACCATCGCCGTCGGCGCGCTGGTGCTGCTGCTCTGGATCCCGCTGCGACAGCGCCCCGGTCTCGGCACGGTGAGCAACGTCGTGGTCATCGGCCTGGTGGTGGACGCCACCCTCGCGGTGCTGCCCGAGGCGCGTCCACTGGCCGTCCGGGGCGTACTGCTGGTCGCCGGCATCGTGCTCAACGGCCTGGCCACCGCCTGCTACCTCGGTGCCCGGCTCGGTCCGGGGCCGCGCGACGGGCTGATGACCGGGTACGTCGCCCGGCATCCGGGCCGGTCGGTCCGGC
Proteins encoded in this region:
- a CDS encoding YczE/YyaS/YitT family protein is translated as MALIGNLIDRPARRLTQLYAGLVLYGVSMALMITSELGLDPWDVFHQGLSRRTGLSFGTVTIAVGALVLLLWIPLRQRPGLGTVSNVVVIGLVVDATLAVLPEARPLAVRGVLLVAGIVLNGLATACYLGARLGPGPRDGLMTGYVARHPGRSVRLVRTVIEVVVLALGWVLGGTVGIGTVAYALAIGPLTQAFLPALTVAPADAPARPRTGPV